One part of the Prochlorococcus marinus str. MIT 9313 genome encodes these proteins:
- a CDS encoding ABC transporter ATP-binding protein gives MDSRVRRTASPLRRLLSSLKPHRRLILAATTCSILNKLFDLAPPVLIGLAIDVVVHEQTSWLANLGFSTVPSQLGFLALLSFLIWSAESFFEYLYGVLWRNLAQTTQHNLRLKAYNHLQNLEMAFFEADSSGRLMAVLNDDINQLERFLDYGANQILQLITTVLLVGGAMVFVAPGVALFAFLPIPVILWGSIQFQRRLAPRYREVRDKAGELAAHLSNNLGGMFTIKSFATEAWELEQIRYRSEAYRSSNKQAIKLSAAFIPLIRFAILFAFLAILVIGGLQAWKGQMAVGLYSVLVFITQRLLWPLTTLGRTLDEYQRSMASTNRVLDLIDTPITIVEGSQPLITARVRGALCFEDVGFHYQGRAPLLTHFNLDIPAGCTIGIVGATGSGKSTLVKLLLRLYPLSSGRILLDGQPIDMLKLRDLRRSIALVSQEVYLFHGTVSENIAYGSPETTQKKIDDAADLAEASEFIKALPRGFNTLVGERGQRLSGGQRQRIALARAILKQAPILILDEATAAVDNETEAAIQRSLMHITKNRTTVVIAHRLSTVRHADQIIVMDQGNIVEQGTHDSLLKQSGIYRDLWRVQAGLRADELLLA, from the coding sequence ATGGATTCTCGCGTTCGGCGCACTGCAAGTCCCCTGAGAAGGCTGCTCAGCAGCCTTAAGCCTCATCGGCGCCTGATTCTTGCGGCAACCACTTGCTCCATTCTCAACAAACTGTTTGATCTCGCCCCGCCGGTACTCATCGGTTTGGCCATTGACGTCGTCGTACACGAACAGACTTCCTGGTTAGCGAATCTTGGCTTTAGCACTGTCCCTAGCCAATTGGGATTTCTTGCGTTGCTCTCCTTTCTGATCTGGAGTGCTGAATCCTTCTTTGAATATCTTTATGGCGTGTTGTGGCGCAATCTCGCCCAGACAACTCAACACAATCTTCGCCTGAAGGCCTATAACCACCTCCAGAATTTGGAGATGGCGTTTTTCGAGGCAGATAGCAGTGGGCGGCTGATGGCTGTTCTTAATGACGACATCAACCAATTAGAACGATTTCTCGACTACGGGGCTAATCAGATCTTGCAGTTGATTACAACTGTGCTGTTGGTAGGTGGGGCGATGGTCTTCGTCGCTCCAGGTGTTGCCTTGTTCGCCTTTTTGCCTATCCCAGTGATCTTATGGGGATCAATTCAATTTCAGCGGCGGTTGGCTCCGCGCTACCGCGAGGTCAGAGATAAAGCTGGTGAGCTGGCTGCTCATCTCAGCAACAACCTCGGCGGGATGTTCACAATCAAGAGTTTCGCTACAGAAGCCTGGGAACTAGAGCAAATTCGCTATCGCAGTGAGGCCTATCGCAGCAGCAATAAGCAGGCAATCAAGCTTTCAGCAGCCTTCATTCCTCTGATTCGCTTTGCCATTTTGTTTGCTTTTTTGGCCATCTTGGTGATCGGAGGCCTTCAGGCATGGAAGGGGCAAATGGCTGTTGGGCTTTACAGCGTGCTTGTTTTTATTACACAACGCTTGCTGTGGCCTCTTACAACCCTTGGCCGCACACTTGATGAATATCAGCGTTCAATGGCCTCCACCAATCGTGTGCTGGATTTGATCGATACTCCGATTACCATCGTTGAAGGATCACAGCCGTTGATAACAGCACGAGTGCGGGGCGCTTTGTGCTTTGAGGATGTGGGCTTCCATTACCAAGGCCGCGCTCCTCTTCTAACTCACTTCAATCTTGATATTCCCGCTGGCTGCACGATCGGAATTGTGGGAGCTACAGGGTCAGGAAAAAGCACCCTGGTGAAACTTTTGCTGAGGCTTTATCCACTCAGCTCTGGACGGATTCTTCTGGATGGACAGCCGATTGACATGCTCAAGTTAAGGGATCTACGTCGTTCAATCGCACTGGTCAGTCAAGAAGTTTATTTATTTCATGGAACAGTCTCTGAAAACATTGCTTATGGCAGTCCTGAGACAACTCAGAAAAAAATTGATGATGCGGCAGATTTGGCTGAAGCCTCAGAGTTTATTAAAGCCCTCCCGCGTGGTTTCAATACGTTGGTGGGTGAACGTGGGCAACGTCTTTCTGGTGGTCAGCGTCAACGAATTGCCCTGGCTAGGGCAATTCTCAAGCAGGCACCGATTCTGATCTTGGATGAGGCCACCGCTGCCGTTGATAATGAGACAGAAGCAGCGATTCAACGTTCTTTGATGCATATCACCAAAAACCGAACCACTGTTGTGATTGCTCATCGTCTCAGTACTGTGAGGCATGCAGATCAGATTATTGTTATGGATCAAGGTAATATTGTCGAGCAAGGTACTCACGATTCACTTTTGAAGCAATCAGGTATCTATAGGGATCTCTGGCGAGTTCAGGCTGGTTTGCGTGCTGACGAATTGCTGTTGGCCTGA
- a CDS encoding RNA recognition motif domain-containing protein codes for MTIYIGNLSFQAEQEDLLDLFSQYGEVKTCSLPLDRETGRKRGFAFVEMTNDADEQKAIDDLQDVEWMGRMIRVNKATPRERTGGGGGRGGYGGGGGGGGGYGGGGGGNRW; via the coding sequence ATGACCATTTACATAGGCAACCTCTCTTTCCAGGCGGAACAGGAGGACTTGCTCGACCTGTTCAGCCAATACGGCGAAGTCAAGACATGCAGCCTCCCTCTCGATCGAGAGACGGGGCGCAAGCGTGGTTTTGCCTTCGTTGAGATGACAAACGATGCCGACGAACAAAAAGCGATTGACGATCTTCAGGACGTTGAATGGATGGGGCGAATGATTCGCGTGAATAAAGCAACACCACGTGAACGCACAGGTGGCGGTGGTGGCCGTGGTGGCTACGGCGGTGGCGGTGGCGGTGGCGGTGGCTACGGCGGTGGCGGTGGCGGCAACCGCTGGTAA
- a CDS encoding ATP-dependent DNA helicase encodes MTRSDSSTWPSGFPRALHQTLLRRLPPKASSIHLEDLVNALMDALARGELQLNLTAMSPPQELKAMGWPEAHCQALLASGWLEGAASPMVLNGNQLSWRRWHGDMDAVIKELINRSNVVQPTSICTTPSHHPALLDELNPEQQAAVEAIDNHGVLLLSGGPGTGKTSTIVQMLARAVTLRPGLKIGLAAPTGKAARRLEEAVRKGLETIPPPQRQALTSLPCSTLHRWLQARPGGFGRHQQHPLMLDLLVIDEMSMVELALMQALLNALPVDSQLVMIGDPDQLPPVGSGAVWHQLQQADIRQQFNHGAIHLHQLYRNRGSLATLSRVLCDQGLSAFWQQLSLLSKSANVEQHQYNLSSMPRFLVQHLQEHSRTLQRLTAELMLELPDDAYTSTMINTNFAVAAESLLDSLERLMVLCPKRRGFWGVDHVHRALLGQSLEAGVMRWPLGTPVMCCENQAELGLANGDVGLVVGQGDNLRILFRVISEQGGLTTRFIHPARLSMVEPALALTVHKSQGSEADHVILLWPEITAVSATSTDGCESASRFERKLLYTAITRARKRVDLVTAMPSARSDG; translated from the coding sequence ATGACTCGCAGCGATTCATCCACTTGGCCATCAGGTTTTCCCAGAGCACTGCATCAAACGTTGTTGAGGCGTCTCCCGCCCAAGGCTTCATCAATTCATCTCGAGGACTTGGTCAACGCCTTGATGGATGCATTAGCCCGCGGTGAGCTGCAGCTGAATCTCACTGCAATGTCTCCCCCTCAAGAACTCAAAGCAATGGGATGGCCTGAGGCTCATTGTCAGGCCCTGCTGGCTAGTGGCTGGCTGGAAGGCGCGGCGTCTCCGATGGTTTTAAACGGCAATCAATTGAGTTGGCGTCGTTGGCATGGTGACATGGACGCTGTGATCAAGGAGTTGATCAACAGGTCAAATGTTGTTCAACCGACTTCAATCTGCACCACACCATCCCATCATCCTGCTTTGTTGGATGAACTTAACCCTGAACAGCAGGCTGCCGTAGAAGCCATCGATAACCATGGCGTGTTGTTGTTGAGTGGCGGTCCGGGTACGGGCAAAACCAGCACCATCGTGCAAATGTTGGCGCGGGCAGTCACGTTGAGACCAGGCCTGAAGATTGGTCTTGCTGCTCCCACAGGCAAAGCAGCAAGACGCCTAGAGGAGGCTGTTCGCAAGGGGCTTGAGACAATCCCTCCCCCCCAGCGGCAGGCATTGACCAGCCTGCCTTGTAGCACCCTTCACCGTTGGCTTCAGGCCAGGCCTGGTGGGTTTGGTAGGCATCAACAACACCCCCTAATGCTTGATCTCCTCGTTATTGATGAGATGTCGATGGTGGAGCTTGCCCTGATGCAGGCGTTATTAAACGCTCTTCCTGTTGATAGTCAGCTTGTAATGATTGGTGATCCCGATCAGTTGCCTCCAGTTGGTAGTGGAGCGGTTTGGCATCAACTCCAACAGGCTGATATCCGCCAACAGTTCAATCATGGTGCCATTCACCTGCATCAGCTCTATCGCAACCGCGGTTCACTAGCAACGTTGAGCAGAGTTCTGTGTGATCAGGGCCTGTCTGCTTTTTGGCAACAACTTTCTCTTCTGTCGAAATCAGCGAACGTTGAGCAGCATCAATACAACCTCAGCAGTATGCCAAGGTTTTTAGTTCAGCACTTGCAGGAGCACAGCAGAACACTGCAACGACTCACTGCCGAACTGATGCTCGAGCTGCCAGATGATGCTTATACCTCAACCATGATCAATACCAATTTTGCTGTTGCAGCTGAGTCTTTGCTGGATTCTCTCGAGCGGTTGATGGTGCTTTGTCCGAAACGTCGTGGTTTTTGGGGAGTCGATCATGTGCATCGCGCATTGTTGGGTCAAAGCCTTGAGGCTGGAGTAATGCGCTGGCCGTTGGGAACGCCGGTGATGTGTTGCGAGAACCAAGCGGAACTGGGGCTAGCAAACGGTGACGTTGGCTTGGTGGTTGGTCAAGGAGACAATCTGCGCATCCTGTTTCGCGTGATCTCTGAGCAGGGAGGACTGACCACACGCTTCATCCACCCGGCCCGATTGAGCATGGTGGAGCCAGCTTTGGCTCTTACGGTTCATAAGTCTCAGGGGAGTGAGGCTGACCATGTCATTCTTCTCTGGCCGGAAATCACAGCTGTATCGGCTACCAGCACTGATGGTTGTGAGAGCGCTTCTCGCTTCGAGAGGAAACTTCTCTACACTGCTATCACGCGCGCGCGAAAGCGAGTGGATCTCGTTACTGCAATGCCATCTGCTCGTAGTGACGGCTGA
- a CDS encoding DEAD/DEAH box helicase translates to MGRCLPDLKDQSGRQRLLSMTHTKAHEDVSCSPEKSASEISSTSADDGLTTVAEATNQNNSGDGSVSVAAEACEETEATELVSEFDCFGFSEPLLKTLAEKGYKQPSPIQKAAIPELMLGRDLVGQAQTGTGKTAAFALPLIERLHDHGSRPQVLVLAPTRELAMQVADSFRAYAVGHPHLKVLAVYGGADFRSQINTLKRGVDVVVGTPGRLMDHMRQGTLDTSGLRCLVLDEADEMLRMGFIDDVEWILEQLPEERQMVLFSATMPSEIRRLSKRYLHEPAEITIKSRDQEARLIRQRCITLQNSHKLEALRRVLEAFTGEGVIIFARTKVITLTVAEALEAAGHDVAVLNGDVPQNQRERTVERLRKGSVNILVATDVAARGLDVDRISLVINYDIPFDSEAYVHRIGRTGRAGRSGEAILFVNPRERRFVGGFERAVGQPIEPMDIPNNAAINQSRLDRLRQRLTTAAKTERDNSEETALLQELIQRVVQELSLSPEQLALAALEFAVGPGPILVQADEGWLQQSTQRNRRNDRHESRGGSGRRPERSSRPPEDHMERFRVEVGHRDRVKPGNLVGAIANESGLEGRMIGRIQIFESHSLVDLPKGMPEDVFKDLKRLKVMNRELHIQRAS, encoded by the coding sequence ATGGGGCGTTGTCTGCCTGATTTAAAGGATCAATCAGGTAGACAACGCCTTCTCTCGATGACCCATACAAAAGCGCACGAGGATGTCTCGTGCTCCCCTGAAAAGAGTGCGTCTGAGATCTCTTCAACGAGCGCAGATGATGGTTTAACCACTGTGGCTGAGGCCACCAATCAAAACAATTCAGGCGATGGCTCGGTCTCAGTAGCCGCTGAGGCCTGTGAAGAGACTGAAGCGACAGAGTTAGTTTCCGAATTCGATTGTTTTGGCTTTAGCGAGCCGTTGCTCAAGACCCTTGCCGAAAAGGGTTATAAGCAACCCTCCCCAATTCAGAAAGCTGCTATTCCAGAATTGATGCTGGGTCGTGATCTAGTTGGTCAGGCTCAGACTGGAACAGGCAAAACAGCCGCTTTTGCGTTGCCCCTGATCGAGCGGCTTCATGATCATGGCAGTCGTCCCCAAGTGTTGGTGCTTGCCCCGACCCGGGAGTTGGCGATGCAGGTCGCGGATTCGTTCCGTGCTTATGCCGTTGGCCATCCGCATCTCAAAGTTTTGGCGGTATATGGCGGAGCCGATTTCCGCTCTCAGATCAATACCCTCAAGCGTGGCGTGGATGTTGTGGTAGGCACCCCGGGCCGCTTGATGGATCACATGCGGCAGGGCACTCTCGACACCTCTGGTTTGAGGTGTTTGGTGCTTGACGAAGCCGATGAAATGCTGCGTATGGGTTTCATCGATGATGTCGAATGGATCTTGGAGCAGTTGCCTGAGGAGCGCCAGATGGTGTTGTTTTCGGCAACGATGCCATCAGAGATCCGTCGACTTTCGAAGCGTTACCTACACGAACCAGCAGAGATCACGATCAAGAGCCGTGATCAGGAGGCTCGTCTCATCCGTCAGCGATGTATCACTCTCCAGAACAGCCACAAACTTGAAGCCCTTAGAAGGGTTCTTGAGGCTTTCACTGGTGAGGGAGTGATTATTTTTGCCCGCACCAAGGTGATCACTCTCACCGTTGCTGAGGCACTAGAAGCCGCTGGACACGATGTTGCCGTACTGAACGGGGATGTCCCTCAAAACCAACGGGAACGAACGGTTGAACGTTTGCGCAAAGGCAGCGTGAATATCTTGGTTGCTACTGATGTTGCCGCTCGAGGTCTAGATGTCGATCGCATCAGCCTGGTGATCAACTACGACATCCCCTTTGATAGCGAAGCCTATGTGCATCGCATCGGACGTACCGGCCGGGCTGGCCGCAGTGGAGAGGCCATTTTGTTCGTGAACCCTCGGGAACGTCGCTTTGTGGGCGGCTTTGAACGTGCTGTAGGTCAACCCATCGAACCGATGGATATCCCCAACAATGCAGCGATTAACCAGAGTCGTCTTGATCGCCTTCGTCAACGTCTCACTACTGCCGCTAAGACGGAGAGAGATAACTCCGAGGAGACAGCCCTTCTCCAGGAGCTAATCCAGCGTGTTGTGCAGGAGCTCAGCCTCAGTCCAGAGCAATTGGCTCTAGCAGCATTAGAGTTTGCTGTTGGCCCAGGCCCAATCTTGGTGCAGGCTGATGAGGGTTGGTTGCAGCAGTCAACTCAGCGAAACCGTCGCAACGATCGTCACGAAAGTCGTGGAGGCTCTGGCCGAAGGCCTGAGCGTTCATCGAGACCGCCGGAAGATCACATGGAGCGCTTTCGTGTGGAAGTCGGTCATCGCGATCGTGTCAAGCCTGGCAATCTGGTTGGTGCCATCGCCAATGAATCCGGGCTTGAAGGACGGATGATTGGTCGCATTCAGATTTTTGAGTCGCACAGTCTTGTGGATCTTCCCAAAGGAATGCCTGAGGATGTTTTTAAAGATCTAAAACGTCTCAAGGTGATGAATCGAGAGTTGCATATCCAGCGTGCTTCTTAA
- a CDS encoding UvrD-helicase domain-containing protein, producing the protein MANANREPEYCFQSNDYPLGPGFRLLEASAGTGKTFALAHLVLRLLTEGGHQISELLVVTFTEAAAAELRSRIGQRLEHALEGLEALDHGATDQPPDLVLKQWLQCNGHDLSQRHQWISSLLVALESLDLADITTIHGFCRRTLRRQALESGAVMDPRLDDSGQQLVQEVVHDYWQQQVLTLDAQHLRGLLHAGLSVENLAKALLKLDSDPSLALETHPSNLQSSQPLSSQFDAYLQQCWQQFVDHWQRHGSELDIALSSRAADWRSLGAKDTKPFSPKPKKDRFAILNHWLEAFSQKPQHSDQPFTPGYAAIRDQPLLTDYFHPAVVCTVARRCGEENPTPLMPALQRSIADLCDGPAEQVWNHALDWGLSALAERRRQRGVMSYAELLSALDPNPQSESIAQIHPDQQAPWLEALRQRYRVALIDEFQDTDPVQWRLLEGAFAHSPDHLLLMVGDPKQAIYRFRGGDLNTYLHARSKVDRIDALLDNFRTTTPLLDGLNHLMAPGLRRSKLNVPSLTACSGATPRPLPLGMHPLQLLNLDEDTHPTGAQPAPLTSKTNLEEQIPTAVAHAVLDLLQSDSYNFSPSDICILVGRHRQAASIRQGLAVAAVPTRLVSQGDVLTSEAAQVLQRFLDCLARPSHSSSLKLVACSALMQWKTEQLAHAECNGELDQLALRFRNWAINLPRLGLMGCLAELLEGRTMADLSERGRLLGDLYQCAQLVQEVIHRQGLDASTAADWLRRQRLQPVDPVPEVRQPHSDVAESAVAVVTVHRSKGMEYPVVICPYLWQAPSLPHGPLWRSNSESLWCVALSTGWGKGWQLSQQAYQASLQEAERLAYVAITRACSLLMLIWARGAKQEGNPLSAWLFGVDAIDAAMKDLTPERMSAWLDRQQLPITVVPAQLKSMQQRWKPPPLQGELTLGPTPQRRLDLSWGRSSYSAWVSATHTYDGSAPADPLELEEGRDSDQQKLEPMLKLQDQSAIADASRSTPTLNWSDQSPLGQFPRGAAAGDCLHRILERLDFCKPLQDPNAVIVIEEELRRAGLDITLLASVQDGLDRVLSTPIGGSLGGLRLNQLHGQRRIHELSFDLPIAHQGKVLRSFDLASVFHLNPLARFGLPYAEMITGLNVCSRGFLTGSIDLVFTDSEESLEARWWVADWKSNWIGRRDPEGQAVACGPLHYDDSAMEQQMLLHHYPLQAHLYLVALHRFLRWRLPSYEPQRHLGGYVYVFLRGLPGAKAMNGRSLTKPVPGLIVEPAPLERVLLLDRLLKNGGQ; encoded by the coding sequence ATGGCTAATGCGAACCGTGAACCCGAATATTGTTTTCAGTCCAATGATTACCCCCTCGGACCTGGCTTTCGCTTACTAGAAGCCAGTGCAGGCACAGGCAAGACTTTTGCTCTTGCTCATCTGGTTTTACGACTGCTCACTGAAGGCGGCCACCAAATTAGTGAACTATTGGTGGTGACTTTCACTGAAGCTGCAGCAGCAGAGCTGCGCTCTCGCATTGGCCAACGCCTTGAGCATGCTCTTGAAGGTCTGGAAGCCCTCGATCATGGCGCCACTGATCAGCCGCCTGATCTTGTTCTCAAGCAATGGCTTCAGTGCAACGGCCACGATCTTTCTCAACGGCATCAATGGATCTCTTCGCTCTTAGTAGCACTTGAGAGCCTTGATCTGGCTGATATCACCACCATCCATGGCTTCTGCAGGCGCACCTTGCGGCGTCAGGCTCTTGAGAGTGGTGCTGTCATGGACCCACGCCTGGATGACTCAGGACAACAACTTGTTCAAGAAGTTGTTCATGATTATTGGCAGCAACAGGTCTTAACTCTCGATGCCCAGCATCTACGCGGCCTTCTGCATGCTGGCTTGAGCGTTGAGAACTTGGCAAAGGCTTTGCTCAAACTCGATAGCGATCCCAGCTTGGCTCTCGAAACTCACCCCAGCAATCTGCAGTCTTCACAACCGCTATCAAGCCAGTTCGATGCCTACCTTCAGCAGTGCTGGCAACAGTTTGTTGATCACTGGCAACGACACGGCTCTGAATTGGATATCGCTTTATCGAGTCGCGCTGCTGATTGGCGATCTCTGGGCGCTAAAGATACAAAACCCTTTAGCCCTAAACCCAAAAAAGATCGTTTCGCCATCCTCAATCACTGGCTTGAAGCTTTCTCCCAAAAACCACAACATTCTGATCAGCCTTTTACTCCTGGCTACGCAGCGATCCGTGATCAACCCTTGCTCACGGATTACTTTCATCCAGCTGTTGTTTGCACTGTTGCTCGGCGTTGCGGCGAAGAAAACCCCACTCCTCTGATGCCTGCATTGCAGAGATCAATTGCTGATCTTTGTGATGGCCCTGCTGAACAGGTGTGGAATCATGCCTTGGATTGGGGGCTGTCTGCGTTAGCTGAGCGCCGCAGGCAGCGTGGTGTGATGAGCTACGCAGAGCTTCTCTCTGCACTGGATCCCAATCCTCAATCCGAGTCCATCGCTCAAATCCACCCTGATCAACAAGCACCATGGCTTGAGGCGTTAAGACAGCGTTATCGCGTCGCGTTGATTGATGAGTTTCAAGACACGGATCCTGTGCAATGGCGTCTGCTTGAAGGGGCCTTTGCACATAGCCCTGACCATCTTCTGTTGATGGTGGGTGACCCTAAGCAGGCGATTTATCGATTTCGTGGTGGTGATCTCAACACCTACTTGCATGCACGTTCAAAGGTTGATCGCATCGACGCCTTACTTGATAACTTCCGTACAACGACTCCATTGCTTGATGGCTTGAACCACTTGATGGCTCCAGGTTTGAGGCGTTCAAAACTAAATGTTCCATCTTTAACTGCTTGTAGTGGAGCAACACCAAGGCCTTTGCCCCTTGGTATGCACCCACTTCAACTGCTCAATCTTGATGAAGATACTCATCCAACAGGTGCGCAACCTGCTCCACTGACCTCTAAAACCAACCTGGAAGAACAGATCCCAACGGCTGTTGCCCATGCTGTTTTGGATTTGCTTCAGAGTGATTCATACAACTTCAGCCCTTCTGATATCTGCATACTTGTTGGTCGTCATCGACAGGCAGCCAGCATTCGCCAGGGCCTTGCTGTCGCTGCAGTGCCCACTCGGCTTGTTAGCCAGGGGGATGTTCTCACCAGTGAAGCGGCACAGGTCTTACAACGTTTTCTGGATTGTTTGGCCAGACCCTCCCACAGCAGCAGTTTGAAGCTTGTGGCCTGTTCAGCTCTGATGCAATGGAAGACAGAGCAGCTCGCTCATGCTGAATGCAATGGTGAGCTCGATCAATTAGCCCTTCGCTTCCGTAATTGGGCCATTAATCTTCCCCGCCTTGGTCTTATGGGCTGCCTAGCGGAGTTACTTGAAGGCCGCACAATGGCTGATCTCTCAGAACGCGGACGTCTTTTAGGCGACTTATATCAATGTGCGCAGCTTGTACAGGAGGTGATTCATCGCCAAGGCTTGGATGCGTCTACTGCAGCCGATTGGTTGCGTCGCCAACGACTACAACCTGTTGATCCGGTTCCAGAGGTTCGACAACCTCACAGTGATGTGGCCGAGAGTGCGGTTGCTGTGGTCACAGTGCATCGCAGTAAGGGGATGGAATATCCCGTTGTGATTTGTCCCTACCTCTGGCAAGCCCCCTCCCTCCCCCACGGCCCCCTGTGGAGATCCAACTCGGAGTCGCTTTGGTGTGTAGCACTCAGCACCGGCTGGGGGAAAGGATGGCAGCTTTCACAGCAGGCTTATCAAGCATCCCTGCAGGAAGCCGAACGTCTTGCCTATGTGGCGATCACCAGAGCCTGCTCTCTGTTGATGTTGATTTGGGCTCGGGGCGCCAAACAGGAAGGCAATCCCCTCAGCGCTTGGCTGTTTGGTGTGGATGCCATCGATGCAGCGATGAAGGATCTCACTCCAGAACGAATGAGTGCTTGGCTTGATCGCCAGCAGTTGCCGATCACTGTTGTTCCGGCTCAGCTGAAATCGATGCAACAGCGTTGGAAACCTCCGCCGCTTCAAGGTGAGTTAACTCTTGGCCCAACACCGCAACGGCGCCTTGATCTGTCTTGGGGTCGCAGTAGTTATTCCGCTTGGGTGTCTGCTACACACACTTATGACGGCAGTGCTCCTGCTGATCCTTTGGAGTTGGAAGAAGGTCGAGATAGCGATCAGCAGAAGCTTGAACCCATGCTCAAACTTCAAGATCAGAGTGCGATTGCTGATGCCTCTCGCTCAACTCCAACGTTGAACTGGTCTGACCAGAGCCCTCTGGGGCAATTCCCTCGTGGTGCTGCAGCAGGGGATTGCTTACACCGGATTCTTGAACGACTGGATTTTTGCAAGCCATTGCAAGATCCGAATGCCGTCATCGTGATTGAAGAAGAGCTACGACGCGCAGGCCTTGACATCACTCTGCTTGCCTCAGTTCAGGATGGTCTTGACAGGGTGTTGAGTACTCCAATTGGTGGTTCTCTTGGAGGCTTGCGACTGAATCAACTGCATGGTCAACGTCGCATTCATGAACTCAGCTTCGATTTGCCAATTGCTCATCAAGGCAAGGTGTTGCGTTCGTTTGATCTAGCCAGTGTTTTTCATCTGAATCCATTGGCTCGCTTTGGCTTGCCCTATGCCGAAATGATTACAGGTCTCAATGTTTGCAGTCGTGGTTTTCTTACCGGTTCGATTGATCTTGTGTTCACCGATTCAGAAGAATCTTTAGAAGCTCGTTGGTGGGTTGCTGATTGGAAAAGCAACTGGATCGGTCGGCGTGATCCAGAGGGGCAGGCTGTCGCTTGTGGTCCGCTCCATTACGACGACTCCGCAATGGAGCAGCAGATGCTCCTTCATCATTACCCTCTGCAAGCCCATCTTTATTTGGTCGCACTCCATCGTTTTTTGCGTTGGCGGTTGCCAAGTTACGAACCACAGCGCCATCTAGGCGGATACGTCTACGTTTTTCTTAGAGGTCTCCCAGGCGCTAAGGCCATGAATGGTCGCTCCCTTACTAAACCAGTGCCTGGCTTGATTGTGGAGCCCGCACCATTGGAGCGGGTTTTGCTTTTGGATCGCTTGCTCAAGAATGGAGGACAATGA
- a CDS encoding phosphomannose isomerase type II C-terminal cupin domain: protein MLNATARRGMSKAPQRVERPWGWYEDLLEGEGYKVKRFLVFAGQQLSLQRHQHRSENWTVVSGQGQLFCKNTWHDAQAGTTLYIPLGVLHRARGGQSDLVVIEVQHGQLLQESDIERLEDDYGRVIS, encoded by the coding sequence ATGCTGAACGCAACTGCTCGCAGAGGCATGAGCAAGGCCCCCCAGAGAGTTGAGCGTCCTTGGGGTTGGTATGAAGATCTGCTCGAAGGAGAGGGCTATAAGGTCAAGCGTTTTTTGGTCTTTGCCGGTCAACAGCTCAGCCTTCAGCGCCATCAACATCGCAGTGAAAATTGGACTGTGGTCTCAGGCCAGGGGCAGCTTTTCTGTAAAAACACTTGGCACGATGCTCAAGCTGGCACCACGTTGTATATCCCTCTGGGAGTGCTTCACCGAGCTCGTGGAGGCCAAAGCGATTTGGTGGTCATTGAGGTTCAGCATGGTCAGCTATTGCAGGAATCAGATATTGAACGCCTCGAGGATGACTACGGACGGGTGATAAGTTAG